The window GGACCTGTTCGAGATCGGCGTGCCAGCCTTCGCGCGCATCCTCACCGGGCTGGGCATCCGCAAGGAAGACAAGCAGCTCAGCGAAGCCGTCACCCAGGTCATCAAGGACATGCAGGCCGACGGCAGCTACGCGGCGCTCCTGGCCAAGTGGCACATCGAAGGCGACAAACTGGACTGAGGTAACGAGACATGAACTTCAGTTGGGACGTGTTCTGGCAGTACCTGCTGCGGCCGAGCGACATCTACCTCTACGGCCTGTGGCTGACCTGCGTGATCGCCGTCAGCGCCATGCTCCTGGGCTGCGTGCTCGGGTTGCTGGCGGCGCTGATGCGGCTGTCCTCCAACCCGCTGCTGCAATACCCGGTGCGCTTCTACGTGTGGCTGATGCGCGGCACGCCGCTGCTGGTGCAGATCGTCTTCCTCTACACCGCACTGGCCGCCGGCGGCATCTTCCGCTTCGAGGACCTGGACCTGGGGCTGTTCATCCTGCCGGGCAACATCCAGGCGGCGATCATCGCCCTGGGCCTCAACGAAGGCGCCTACATGGCCGAGATCATCCGCGCCGGCATTGGCGCAGTGGACAAGGGCCAGTACGAAGCCGGCAAATCCCTCGGCATGACCTTCCCCAAGCTGATGCGGCGCATTGTGCTGCCCCAGGCCTTCCGGGTGATCGTTCCGCCGCTGGGCAACGAGTTCAACGTGATGCTGAAGAACACAACCCTGGTCAGCGTGATCGGCGTGCAGGAACTGCTGCTGAGCACCCAGATGGTCACCTCGGCGACCTTCCGCGTGTTCGAGCTGTACCTGGTCGTGGCCATCTACTTCCTCGCCCTGACCACGCTGTGGGGCTTCTTCCAGCGCTGGCTGGAAGCGCGCTTCGGCAAATCCGACGGCCAGGCCGCCGCACCGAACCGCATGTTCGGCCGCCAGGCGATGAAACTGCTGAGGGGGCGTTGAGATGATCCCGGACATGAAAGACGTGGTGATCCAGGCCCGCGACGTGCACAAGGCCTTCGGCGAGCTGGAAATCCTCAAGGGCGTTTCCCTGGAGGTGCGCCGTGGCGAAGTAGTGGTACTGATCGGCGCCTCGGGCTCGGGCAAGACCACCTTCATCCGCTGCATGAACCACCTGGAAGACATCCAGGGCGGCAGCATCCGCGTCAACGGCGAGCTGATGGGCTACCGCGAGCGCCCCGACGGCAAGCTGGTGCGCGACTCGGAAAGCAACATCGCCCGCCGCCGCCGCGACATCGGCATGGTGTTCCAGCGCTTCAACCTGTTCCCGCACATGACCGTGCTGGAGAACATCATCGAAGCGCCGACCCAGGTGCTCGGCGTGTCCAAGAACGAAGCGCTGGAGCAGGCGCGCCGGCTGCTCGCCCGCGTGCGCCTGTCGGACAAGGCCGAGCACTACCCCGGCCAGCTCTCCGGCGGCCAGCAGCAGCGCGTGGCCATCGCCCGCGCCCTGGCGATGAAGCCCCAGGCCATGCTCTTCGACGAACCCACCAGTGCGCTGGACCCGGAAACCGTGGGCGAAGTGCTGCAGGTGATGAAGGAACTGGCCGACGAAGGCATGACCATGGTGGTGGTCACCCACGAAATGGGCTTCGCCCGCGAAGTGGCCGACCGCGTGGTGGTGCTGCACCAGGGTGAGCTCATCGAGGAAGGCCCGCCCGCGCAGGTCTTCGGCAATCCGCACCACCCGCGTACGCGGGAGTTCCTCAGCCGTGTTCTCTGATCGCCCATGCCACCGCCGACCTGCCGCCGAAAATCCAGCGCGTGATCACCCGCGAATGGACCCGAATCAAGACTGACCGCTGAACCAAAGAGAGTTTTCCATGCTGAGCTTCTCTGCCCACGAATACCCCTACGCCTCCCAGCGCCAGAGCGTTTTTGCCCGCAACGGCATGGTCGCCACCTCACAGCCGCTGGCGGCCGAGGCCGGCATCGCCATGTTGCGCGCCGGCGGTAACGCCATCGACGCCGCCATCGCCACCGCCGCCGCGTTGACCGTGGTCGAACCCACCGGTTGCGCCATCGGCGGCGACGCCTTCGCTCTGGTCTGGTTCAAGGACCAGTTGCACGGCCTCGACGCCAGCGGCCATGCGCCCGCCTCCATTTCCATCGACAAGGTGAAAGCCGCCGGCTTTGAGAAGATGCCGGTACACGGCTGGCTGCCGGTCACGGTACCAGGCATCCCCTCGGCCTGGGCCGAGCTGTCCGCGCGCTTCGGCAAGCTACCCTTCGCCGATCTGCTGCAACCGGCCATCGCCCTCGCCCGCGACGGTTTCCCGGTATCCCCGGTGGTCGCCCACCAGTGGGAAATCGCCCGCCGCGAATACCAGGAAAGCCGCGCTGCCGTGCCGGCGCTGGAAGCCTGGTTCGACACCTTTACCGTCAACGGCGAAGCGCCGCGCGCCGGCCAACTGTTCCGCAACCCGGCCCAGGCGCAGACCCTCGCCGAACTGGCCGAGACGAAGTGCGAAAGCTTCTACCGGGGCGCCCTCGCCGCGCGCCTGGCCGAGCACTCCGCCGCCACCGGTGGCGAGCTGAGCGCGGCGGACCTGGCCGGCTACAAGCCCAAGTGGGTAGAGCCGATCAAGACCAATTACCGTGGCTACGACGTCTGGGAAATCCCACCCGCCGGCCAGGGGCTCATCGCCCTGATGACCCTGAACATCCTCCAGGGCTACGACTTCGACCAGCGCGACAGCCAGCTCACCTGGCACCGCCAGCTGGAAGCGATGAAGAAGGCCTACGCCGACGGCCTGCACTACATCACCGACGCCGAGCACATGCGCGTCAGCACCGCCGCGCTGCTTTCCGACGACTACGCCGCCCGCCGCCGCGCCGAGATCGGCGAACAGGCCGCCGAGCCCAGGCACGGCGACCCACACGCCAGTGGCACCGTGTACATCGCCGCCGCCGACGGCGAAGGCAACATGGTCTCCTTCATCCAGAGCGCCTACCACGGCTTCGGCTCCGGCGTGGTGCTGCCCGACAGCGGTATCGGCCTGCAGAACCGTGGCTCGGAATTCAGCCTCGACCCGGCGCATTCCAACGCCCTGGCGCCGGGCAAGAAGACCTTCCACACCATCATCCCCGGCTTCCTCAGCAAGGACGGCGTGGCCGTCGGCCCGTTCGGCGTGATGGGCGGCTACATGCAGCCCCAGGGCCACGTGCAGATGGTGATGAACCTGGTGGACTTCGGCCTCAACCCGCAAGCCGCACTGGATGCCCCGCGCTGGCAGTGGCTGGGCGGGATGAAGGTGGGCATCGAGCAGACAGCCTCGCGCGACCTGGCCTTCGCCCTCGCCCGCCGCGGCCACCAGGTAGAGGTGACCTGCGACCTGACCGACTATGGACGCGGCCAGATCATCGTCCGCGACCCGGAGACCGGCGTGCTCTGCGGCGGTACGGAACCCAGGGCCGACTCGCATATCGCGGTCTGCTGACAGCCATTGGCCAGGAGCCAACATGCCCCTCAAAGCCATGCCGGCCAGCGAACTGGCCATTTCCCCGCTCGTCCTGGGCGGCAACGTGTTCGGCTGGACGATCGACGAGACCCGCTCGCTGCGCCTGCTCGACGCCTTCCTCGACGCCGGCCTGAACAGCATCGACACCGCGGACATGTATTCGGCATGGGTGCCGGGCCACAGCGGCGGCGAGTCGGAGTGCATCATCGGCAAGTGGCTCGCACGCCACCCCGGCCAGCGCGACCGCATCACGCTGTTCAGCAAGGTCGGCGCCGAACTCTCGCCGACCCGCAAGGGCCTGTCGCGACGCTGGATACTGCAGGCCGCAGAGGATTCTCTGCGGCGCCTGCAGACCGACTACATCGACCTCTACTTCTCGCACTACCCGGACCCGGAAACGCCGCACGAGGAAACCCTGCGCGCCTACGAGGAGCTGATCGCCGCCGGCAAGGTACGCGCCATCGGCGCCTCCAACTTCAGCCCGGCGCAACTGCAGGCGGCCAGGGCAACCGCCGACGAGCTGAGGCTGCCGCACTACTCGGCGCTGCAGGTGGAATACAACCTCTACGACCGCGCCGGGTTCGAGTCCGACATCCGGCCGCTGGCCATCGACCAGGGCTGCGCGGTGGTCACCTACTTCAGCCTCGCCTCCGGTTTCCTCTCGGGGAAGTACCGCCGCCTCGCCGACCTCGGCGACAGCGCCCGCCGCGAAGACCTGGAGAAATACTTCGATGAACGCGGCATGCATATCCTCACGGCGCTGGACCGGGTCGCCAATGAGCATGGCGCCAGCCCTGCGGAGGTCGCCCTGGCCTGGTTGCGGCAAAAACCGGGGGTCAGCGCGCCGATCGCCAGCGCCACCAGCGAAACCCAGCTGGCCGCCCTGGTTCGCGCCAGTCGCCTGAAGCTTGATGGCGAAAGCCTGGCGTTGCTCGAACACGCCAGCCGGTCGGAGGCGTAGGCTGCTTGCATGCCGCGTGGAGGGGCGCGCAGATACCTGTCAGAGTGCGACGACTGCGCCCGCAAATCCCAACGCGGTGGCCGCTTCTGCTCTGGCGCGCGCCATGGGCCAGTCCGCTGATCAGAACACCGACCACCCAATCCGCGAACTAAGCAGCTCGAGCGCCGCCATCCCGGCGTAGGAGTTACCCGCGGCATTCAACTCCGGCGACCACACGCATACGCTAAATTGACCCGGCACGATCGCCACGATCCCGCCGCCCACGCCACTCTTGCCTGGCAGTCCCACGCGGTAGGCGAAATTCCCTGCTTCGTCATACAGCCCGCTGGTGGCCATGATCGAATTCACCTGCTGGGTCTGGCGCCGGGTCAGGATTTGCTCGCCACTGTGCTTGCAGAAACCATCGTTGGCCAGGAAACAGAAGGCTCGGGCCAGATCGAGGCAATTCATCTGCAGCGCGCAGTAGCTGAAATAACTGCGCAGTACGGTCTCGACCTCGTTATGGAAGTTGCCGAAGGACTGCATCAGGTAGGCCATGGCAGCGTTGCGCGCGCGGAACTGATACTCCGAATCGGCTACACGGGTATCGATCGATATGTGGGGATTGCCCGATAGGCGCCGCACGAAATCGCGCATCGACAGAATGGGGGCTGCGAAGCGCGATTGGTTGATGTCGCAGATCACCAACGCCCCCGCGTTGATAAAGGGATTACGCGGGCGTCCGCGCTCGAACTCCAACTGCACCAGCGAGTTGAACGGCTGGCCTGACGGCTCATGACCCAGCCGCTCCCAGATGGCCTCACCGGAGTGGCCAATCGCCTGAACCAGGCTGAACACCTTGGAAATGCTTTGCACCGAAAACGGCACCAACGCGTCGCCTGCGCAGTAATAGCTGCCATCGTTGCCATAAACGGCGATGCCCAGCTGATGCGCCGGGACATCAGCCAGCGCGGGGATGTAGTCAGCCACTTTGCCCTTGCCGATCAAGGGACGTACTTCTTCGAGAATCTCGTTCAACAGCGTTTGCATGGAAGGCCCTGTTATCAGACCCCAGACGACGGCACGGGGCAGCATCCTTGACGCAGACCGAGCAGGAGAGATCACACATTCGACATCAAAATGGCGGGGGTGTATTTGCTGGATGAAATCCAACCGACCTGGAAACGAAAAAGCCCCGCATTAGCGGGGCTTTCGACATGGGCTTGGCCGTTACAAAGCTTGTACCTGATCGGCCTGAGGGCCTTTCGCGCCGTTAGTCACGTAAAAGCTGACGCGCTGACCTTCGTCCAGCGTTTTATAACCGGTACTCTCGATCGCTCGGAAATGAACAAAGACGTCCGCACCACTTTCAGGGGTGATGAAACCAAAACCTTTTTCAGGGTTGAACCACTTTACGGTACCTGTTTGACGAGTAGTCATGATGAATCTCCAAAAAGTTCATGCCATGCAACATGCAAGGCACGACTGGATGCGAAGTGAAGAGGGGCCGCAAAGATGGAGAATCACGAAGACAAAACATCGATCGGTGCCGCTAAACCGAGCAGGCAGGGAGATCACCATACAGACTTTGCATGGAATAGATAGGGAAATCTCAGGAATTTGCCGATATCGGTCGGACGGTCGGGAGTGAGCACAATATGTGCGTATAGTGGGTCGCTAGCCACCAACGTGGTGGCTCATCACCTCAGGTGAACTGATGTCCAATTCAGAAATTAAAACCGAGCGTTCGGAGCTGGATAAGAAAATTTCAGCATTTCTTTCTAAAGGCGGAGAGATTCAGGAAATTCCCGCCGGCAGGTACGGCCGCAAGGAGCCGTTCAAGCGGGCCGAGTGGACCATAGGCAAGAAAAAGCCGGAGGCTTGATCCTCCAGAAATGGAAAAGGCCGCACCTATCGATGCGGCCTTCTTGTTATGTGGCTCTCCTGAAGTTCGCCATGGGCCACGCCGAGCAAAGGCAGATTCCGGCCAGGAGCGGACGTATAAGACCGAGAAGAAAGGATTGTCGGCGGCATGGTTGATCCTTACCGCTCGACGTCGGACGGAACGGGATCCCCCATCGCCAGTACCCGCATTGGAGCAGCCAATGGCGCCCGCAACCTCTCCTGTTTCAGAGACCGAGCAACGGAAAACGCTTGGCGATGCCGTCGCCGGTGAACTTGGCGACCCAGCCTTCGGCATTGTTGAACAGGCGGATGGCCACGAAGTGCGGACGCTCACCCATGTCGAACCAGTGGCGGGTGCCGGCCGGCACCGAGATCAGGTCGTTCTTCTCGCACAGCACGGCATAGACGTGATCCTCGATGTGCAGGGTGAATAGCCCGCGACCGGCAACGAAGAAGCGCACCTCGTCCTCGCCGTGGCGGTGTTCATCGAGGAACTTGGCGCGAAGTTCGTCCTTCTGCGGGTGATCGGCGCTCAGGCTGACCACGTCCACGGTGACGTAGCCCTCCTCCTCCTGCAGGCGGCGGATCTCGTACTGGTAGGCGGCGAGCACCTCCTCCTGGCTGGCGCCGGGGGCGATGGGCGCATTGGCCTGCCAGCGCTGGAAACGCACGCCGACGGCGCCCAGGGTCGAGGCGATGTCCTCGGCATGAGTCAGCAGCTTCAGCGGCTGCTCGGGGCTCGATTCGTGGTAGACGGTCAGGCTGCTCATGGTCGGTTCCTCAGATCGCTGAATTCGCTCAGCAAAGGCTCAATATTTTCAGTTCGCATTCGAAGAGAAACTCGAAGGCTTCGATCTGGCGCAGCGCGTCGCTCATGCGCGGCCCCCATGTGTACAGGCCATGGCCACGAATCAGATAACCGGGGCAGTCAGGATGGGCGTCGAGCCAGGGCTGCACCTTGGCGGCCAGGCGGGCGATGTCCTGGTCGTTGTCGAAGATCGGCACGGTGACGCGGCCTTCGTGGGTGGTGACGCCGGCGAAGGCCTTCTGCAGTTCGTAGTCTTCCAGCTCCAGACGATCGCCGGGCGTGAGACGCGAAAGCACGGTGGCATTCACCGAATGGGTGTGCAGCACCGCGCCGATCTCCGTGCGCCAGGCATAGAGCTGGGTATGCAGCAGGGTTTCCGCCGAGGGCTTCTTCCCCGGCTCCAGGCTGTTGCCGGCGAGATCGGTCTCCAGCAGGTCATCGACACCCAACTGGCCCTTGTGCTTGCCGGACACGGTGAGCAGCGCACGGTCGGCCGCCAGGCGCGCCGAATAATTGCTGCTGGTGGCCGGCGACCAGCCGCGGCCGTAGAGGAAGCGCCCGGCTTCGATGATCTGCTGGGTGAGTGCGTCGCGGGTATCGGTCATGAAAGGTCGCAGAGGCTGCTGGAGTGGGAATAGGCCGCCACTCTATCGACGACCCTGTACAACCCTAAATACCTTAATCGCATGAGGTAATAACCCGGCGGGAGGCCAGAAGGCCTGAGCCAGAGCGATCCTTGCCGCTCAGCATGGCAGTGGCTGCATTGCGAAGCGTGTTGATCAGCACGAGCGTCCGGCGACCTTTTTATTCCTTTCAATTATAAAAACCAGTAAAAATCATATTGGTATATACCAAATACTCTCCCCTTCAATACGCCCCATCGCAGTTGCCGGCCGCTGGCCGTATCGGAGAAAGGTTCCATGTTTGCCTTGCGGGTCATGCTCGAATACTTCCACCCCTGGCCAAATTCGGCCGGTTTCTACCTCGCCCGTGAACGCGGCTGGTACCGCGAGGCGGGGCTGGACGTAGAACTGGTGGTGCACGACCCCTACCACGGCGACACCCTCGACCACCTGGCGCGTGGCGCCGCCGCGTTCGGCGTGTTCCCCAGCAACCGACTGCTGGTGCGCCGCGAGCTGGGCCAGCCGCTGATTGGCGTGGCGGCGATCAACCACCGTGGCCTGGAGTCGATCCAGACCCTCACCGACAGCGGCATCCAACGGCCACGCGACCTGCAGGGCAAGCGCCTGGCGCTCAACCCTACACCGCGCGGCCTGGCCATGGTGCGCCATCTGGTAAGCCAGGACGGCGGCGATCCCGATGCAGTGGAGCTGGTAGATGCCGGCTTCCGCGAGCTGCGCCCCGAGGACCTGGCCGCCGGCCTCGCCGACGCCAGCTTCGGCGGTTACTGGGCCTGGGAAGCCTTGCTGCCCAGTTCCATCGCCAACGAGCGCCGCGTGGTGCTGCCGGTGGACGAGATCGGCGCGCCGCCCTATCACAGCTACCTGCTGGGTGCTCGCGAGGACTGGCTGGACGCCAATGCGGACATCGCGCGGCGCTTCCTCGCCGCCACGGCACGCGGTTTCCTGGCGGCAGCGGCGGATCCCGAAGCCGCGCTGCCGGTCTACGAACGCACCATTCCCTACTTTCCCCACGAGATGCTGGCAGAATCCCTGCGGCGCATCGCGCCCAGCTGGTTGCACCAGGGCCGCTGGGGCGAACAGCGCGAGGAACTACTGCAGCCCTACGCCCAGTGGCTGCATGAATACGGCGTGCTGCGCGACCCGGAAATCTGGCGCGGCGCCACCAGCAACGCCTGGCAAGTGGAGAACCCAGCATGACGAAACGCCTGAGCCACGGCATGGGCCTGGACCCGGTGGAGCCCGATTGGCCGGCGCTGACCGAAGCGGAAGTCCGCGCGCTGCTCGCTGACTTTCCGGCCGCCGGCGACGAGGCCCGCCTGACCTGGCACAGCCCCCGGCCCTTCTCGGCCGCCGTGCTGGTGGAGACCGGCAGCGGCCCGCTGTTCGTCAAACGCCACCACCCGAGCGTGCGCACGGCTGAATGGCTGGCGGAGGAGCATGCCTTTTTGGACCACCTGGCGCGCCGTGGCGCACCGGTCGCCCAGGTGCTGCGCGATGGCCAGGGCCGCCGCGCCATCGAGCGCGACGGCTGGA of the Pseudomonas sp. PSE14 genome contains:
- a CDS encoding acireductone dioxygenase, which encodes MSSLTVYHESSPEQPLKLLTHAEDIASTLGAVGVRFQRWQANAPIAPGASQEEVLAAYQYEIRRLQEEEGYVTVDVVSLSADHPQKDELRAKFLDEHRHGEDEVRFFVAGRGLFTLHIEDHVYAVLCEKNDLISVPAGTRHWFDMGERPHFVAIRLFNNAEGWVAKFTGDGIAKRFPLLGL
- a CDS encoding methylthioribulose 1-phosphate dehydratase, whose translation is MTDTRDALTQQIIEAGRFLYGRGWSPATSSNYSARLAADRALLTVSGKHKGQLGVDDLLETDLAGNSLEPGKKPSAETLLHTQLYAWRTEIGAVLHTHSVNATVLSRLTPGDRLELEDYELQKAFAGVTTHEGRVTVPIFDNDQDIARLAAKVQPWLDAHPDCPGYLIRGHGLYTWGPRMSDALRQIEAFEFLFECELKILSLC
- a CDS encoding amino acid ABC transporter permease, which encodes MNFSWDVFWQYLLRPSDIYLYGLWLTCVIAVSAMLLGCVLGLLAALMRLSSNPLLQYPVRFYVWLMRGTPLLVQIVFLYTALAAGGIFRFEDLDLGLFILPGNIQAAIIALGLNEGAYMAEIIRAGIGAVDKGQYEAGKSLGMTFPKLMRRIVLPQAFRVIVPPLGNEFNVMLKNTTLVSVIGVQELLLSTQMVTSATFRVFELYLVVAIYFLALTTLWGFFQRWLEARFGKSDGQAAAPNRMFGRQAMKLLRGR
- a CDS encoding gamma-glutamyltransferase family protein, yielding MLSFSAHEYPYASQRQSVFARNGMVATSQPLAAEAGIAMLRAGGNAIDAAIATAAALTVVEPTGCAIGGDAFALVWFKDQLHGLDASGHAPASISIDKVKAAGFEKMPVHGWLPVTVPGIPSAWAELSARFGKLPFADLLQPAIALARDGFPVSPVVAHQWEIARREYQESRAAVPALEAWFDTFTVNGEAPRAGQLFRNPAQAQTLAELAETKCESFYRGALAARLAEHSAATGGELSAADLAGYKPKWVEPIKTNYRGYDVWEIPPAGQGLIALMTLNILQGYDFDQRDSQLTWHRQLEAMKKAYADGLHYITDAEHMRVSTAALLSDDYAARRRAEIGEQAAEPRHGDPHASGTVYIAAADGEGNMVSFIQSAYHGFGSGVVLPDSGIGLQNRGSEFSLDPAHSNALAPGKKTFHTIIPGFLSKDGVAVGPFGVMGGYMQPQGHVQMVMNLVDFGLNPQAALDAPRWQWLGGMKVGIEQTASRDLAFALARRGHQVEVTCDLTDYGRGQIIVRDPETGVLCGGTEPRADSHIAVC
- a CDS encoding cold-shock protein, yielding MTTRQTGTVKWFNPEKGFGFITPESGADVFVHFRAIESTGYKTLDEGQRVSFYVTNGAKGPQADQVQAL
- a CDS encoding ABC transporter substrate-binding protein, which codes for MFALRVMLEYFHPWPNSAGFYLARERGWYREAGLDVELVVHDPYHGDTLDHLARGAAAFGVFPSNRLLVRRELGQPLIGVAAINHRGLESIQTLTDSGIQRPRDLQGKRLALNPTPRGLAMVRHLVSQDGGDPDAVELVDAGFRELRPEDLAAGLADASFGGYWAWEALLPSSIANERRVVLPVDEIGAPPYHSYLLGAREDWLDANADIARRFLAATARGFLAAAADPEAALPVYERTIPYFPHEMLAESLRRIAPSWLHQGRWGEQREELLQPYAQWLHEYGVLRDPEIWRGATSNAWQVENPA
- a CDS encoding aldo/keto reductase translates to MPLKAMPASELAISPLVLGGNVFGWTIDETRSLRLLDAFLDAGLNSIDTADMYSAWVPGHSGGESECIIGKWLARHPGQRDRITLFSKVGAELSPTRKGLSRRWILQAAEDSLRRLQTDYIDLYFSHYPDPETPHEETLRAYEELIAAGKVRAIGASNFSPAQLQAARATADELRLPHYSALQVEYNLYDRAGFESDIRPLAIDQGCAVVTYFSLASGFLSGKYRRLADLGDSARREDLEKYFDERGMHILTALDRVANEHGASPAEVALAWLRQKPGVSAPIASATSETQLAALVRASRLKLDGESLALLEHASRSEA
- a CDS encoding amino acid ABC transporter ATP-binding protein, which produces MIPDMKDVVIQARDVHKAFGELEILKGVSLEVRRGEVVVLIGASGSGKTTFIRCMNHLEDIQGGSIRVNGELMGYRERPDGKLVRDSESNIARRRRDIGMVFQRFNLFPHMTVLENIIEAPTQVLGVSKNEALEQARRLLARVRLSDKAEHYPGQLSGGQQQRVAIARALAMKPQAMLFDEPTSALDPETVGEVLQVMKELADEGMTMVVVTHEMGFAREVADRVVVLHQGELIEEGPPAQVFGNPHHPRTREFLSRVL
- the glsB gene encoding glutaminase B, encoding MQTLLNEILEEVRPLIGKGKVADYIPALADVPAHQLGIAVYGNDGSYYCAGDALVPFSVQSISKVFSLVQAIGHSGEAIWERLGHEPSGQPFNSLVQLEFERGRPRNPFINAGALVICDINQSRFAAPILSMRDFVRRLSGNPHISIDTRVADSEYQFRARNAAMAYLMQSFGNFHNEVETVLRSYFSYCALQMNCLDLARAFCFLANDGFCKHSGEQILTRRQTQQVNSIMATSGLYDEAGNFAYRVGLPGKSGVGGGIVAIVPGQFSVCVWSPELNAAGNSYAGMAALELLSSRIGWSVF